In Caldanaerobius fijiensis DSM 17918, a single window of DNA contains:
- a CDS encoding Uma2 family endonuclease has translation MGWSRFTNYLQDKPCRVFPAPFDLRLPEKDEEDEDVVNVLQPDIVVVCDSSRLRGTGFYGVPELIIEIVSPSSIKMDKLIKFNLYEKAGVKEYWIVEPEGKLVSVFTLGDNGWYGRPELYSEDDSIKVSIFPDLTINLKSVFSF, from the coding sequence ATAGGATGGAGTAGGTTCACTAATTATTTACAGGATAAACCGTGTCGCGTGTTTCCTGCACCCTTTGATTTACGCCTTCCGGAAAAAGATGAAGAAGATGAAGATGTGGTTAATGTACTTCAGCCAGATATAGTCGTTGTGTGTGATAGCTCGAGGTTGCGTGGTACAGGTTTTTATGGAGTGCCAGAACTTATAATAGAAATAGTTTCTCCTTCTTCAATTAAAATGGATAAACTGATAAAATTCAATTTATATGAAAAAGCTGGTGTAAAGGAATATTGGATAGTTGAGCCAGAAGGTAAACTGGTCAGTGTTTTTACATTGGGTGATAATGGATGGTACGGTAGACCTGAATTGTATTCAGAAGATGATAGTATTAAGGTGAGTATTTTTCCAGACTTAACAATAAACTTAAAATCAGTATTTAGCTTTTGA
- a CDS encoding RNA-guided endonuclease InsQ/TnpB family protein, with protein sequence IGIDKGINSIAATSEGELYSNPRWLQKAEKRLKRLQRQLSRKKKGSKNREKQKKRLAKLHEKVANQRRDYLHKISYNIVKNNDIICVEDLQVKNMMKNHKLAKSIANAGWGMLDKYLQYKAEREGKIFIKVNAAYTSQRCSRCGRIVEKDLSVRIHRCECGLEIDRDINAAINVLHEGLRQLGIAA encoded by the coding sequence AATAGGAATAGATAAAGGGATAAATTCGATAGCAGCGACATCAGAAGGAGAATTGTACTCAAACCCGAGATGGCTGCAGAAAGCAGAAAAGAGACTAAAAAGACTGCAAAGGCAGTTGTCAAGGAAAAAGAAAGGGAGCAAAAATAGAGAAAAGCAAAAGAAAAGACTGGCAAAACTCCATGAAAAAGTAGCAAATCAGAGAAGGGACTATCTGCACAAGATAAGCTATAACATAGTAAAAAACAATGACATCATATGCGTTGAGGATTTGCAAGTGAAGAATATGATGAAAAATCATAAACTTGCAAAATCAATAGCGAATGCAGGGTGGGGAATGTTGGATAAGTATTTACAGTATAAAGCGGAAAGAGAAGGGAAAATATTCATAAAAGTAAATGCTGCATATACATCACAAAGATGCTCAAGATGCGGAAGGATAGTAGAAAAAGATTTATCGGTAAGGATACACAGATGTGAATGTGGATTAGAAATAGACAGAGATATAAATGCAGCGATAAATGTGCTGCATGAAGGATTAAGACAATTGGGGATAGCTGCATAA